Proteins encoded by one window of Monoglobus pectinilyticus:
- a CDS encoding restriction endonuclease subunit S, whose amino-acid sequence MSEKKKPVVRFAGFTSDWEQRKVGDYCDMFNGDRSVKYPSAQDMVADGIPFINAGDLEDGRVKLSSANKITREKYDDLGGAKLQLGDIVYCLRGTLGKNAYIDNFDEGTVASSLVAIRPKNIDGRYLFHVFNSDIEYRQRVVHDEGAAQPNLSAKSVSEFLMPVPDIDEQKKLSSFFDHLNHLITLHQRKCDKLKNVKKSMLEKMFPKNGRKVSEIRFAGFTDNWEQRNDNEELEIRSEEWYIVSIGDIVSIGNGKDYKHLSDGNIPVYGTGGYMLSVSEALSYDDAIGIGRKGTIDRPYVLKAPYWTVDTLFYCIPQNNIDLNFIYAVFQTIDWKKLDESTGVPSLSKENIANYSLLIPRSVDIQRKIGRFFKNFDNLITLHQRKLEKLQNIKKSCLEKMFV is encoded by the coding sequence ATGTCAGAAAAAAAGAAACCGGTTGTCAGATTTGCCGGATTTACCAGCGATTGGGAACAGCGTAAGGTTGGGGATTACTGTGATATGTTCAATGGAGATAGAAGCGTAAAGTATCCGAGTGCACAAGATATGGTTGCGGATGGAATTCCATTTATAAATGCAGGAGATTTAGAAGATGGGCGAGTGAAGTTAAGTTCTGCCAATAAAATAACACGTGAAAAATATGATGATTTAGGAGGGGCAAAACTGCAACTTGGAGATATAGTGTATTGCCTTAGAGGAACTCTTGGGAAAAATGCCTATATAGACAACTTTGATGAAGGAACAGTAGCGTCATCATTAGTCGCAATTCGTCCTAAAAATATAGATGGTAGATATTTATTTCATGTATTTAATTCTGACATTGAATATCGACAAAGAGTTGTCCATGATGAAGGTGCAGCGCAGCCAAATTTGTCTGCAAAAAGCGTATCAGAATTTTTGATGCCAGTACCAGATATAGATGAACAAAAAAAGCTTTCTTCTTTTTTTGACCACCTCAACCACCTTATCACCCTTCATCAGCGCAAGTGTGATAAATTAAAGAATGTGAAGAAATCTATGCTCGAAAAGATGTTTCCTAAAAATGGACGCAAAGTGTCCGAAATTCGTTTTGCCGGATTTACTGATAATTGGGAACAGCGTAATGATAATGAGGAATTAGAAATTAGGAGTGAGGAATGGTATATAGTAAGCATTGGCGATATAGTAAGCATTGGCAATGGTAAGGACTACAAACATCTTTCAGATGGGAATATTCCTGTTTATGGAACAGGCGGATATATGCTTAGTGTTAGTGAAGCATTGTCATATGATGATGCAATAGGGATTGGCAGGAAAGGCACAATTGATAGACCATATGTATTAAAAGCACCATACTGGACGGTAGATACGCTATTTTATTGCATTCCGCAAAACAACATTGACTTAAATTTTATATATGCAGTTTTTCAAACGATTGATTGGAAGAAGCTTGATGAGTCAACTGGTGTACCGAGTTTGTCAAAAGAAAACATTGCTAATTACTCACTTCTCATTCCTCGTTCGGTTGATATACAAAGGAAAATAGGCAGATTTTTTAAAAACTTTGACAATCTCATCACCCTTCATCAGCGTAAGTTAGAAAAGCTGCAAAATATCAAGAAATCTTGTCTTGAAAAGATGTTCGTTTGA
- a CDS encoding LacI family DNA-binding transcriptional regulator produces the protein MKDIASRANVSVSTVSKIINKETKNFRKETVDRVQKIIKEMGYAPNIVARSMVTKKTGLIGLILPDISNLYFAEMAKGIEIALRHMEYNMILCNCNDSDEREKAYIDIMRQKCVDGIILIPVLSSSVDITYTTILKGIPFVILDRIFSKENTQIDSVSFDNILGGYIAVKHLTDYGHKKIGCVTGPLLNKSAHDRFIGFKNALAQASIPFQSELICQADYKYQGGYKATHKLLKNNITALVVQNDLMACGAYRAAQEMGIEIPNQLNVIGYDDTDYTQILFPTLTSVLQPNQKMGEAAAKMLVHKIQKSDYQNKIVFKPLLVVRESTCAVV, from the coding sequence ATGAAGGACATTGCTTCAAGAGCAAATGTGTCGGTTTCTACTGTTTCAAAAATTATTAATAAGGAGACAAAAAATTTCCGAAAGGAAACCGTGGATCGGGTACAAAAAATTATAAAAGAAATGGGGTATGCGCCGAATATAGTTGCCAGGAGTATGGTTACTAAAAAAACAGGTTTAATAGGATTAATCCTGCCGGATATTTCAAATTTATATTTTGCTGAAATGGCAAAAGGTATAGAGATTGCGTTAAGGCATATGGAATATAATATGATACTATGCAATTGCAATGATTCAGACGAACGCGAAAAAGCCTATATTGATATTATGAGGCAAAAATGTGTAGACGGCATTATTTTAATTCCGGTGTTAAGTTCAAGTGTAGACATTACGTATACAACAATACTCAAAGGAATCCCATTTGTTATTTTAGACAGAATATTTTCAAAGGAAAACACACAAATAGACAGTGTTTCTTTTGACAATATTTTAGGAGGATATATAGCGGTAAAACATCTAACTGATTATGGACATAAAAAAATTGGCTGTGTTACAGGACCGTTGTTAAATAAAAGCGCGCATGACAGGTTTATAGGCTTTAAAAACGCTTTAGCTCAGGCTTCTATTCCATTTCAGTCAGAATTAATTTGTCAGGCAGATTATAAGTATCAGGGTGGATATAAGGCAACACACAAACTGTTAAAAAATAATATTACGGCGTTAGTAGTACAGAATGATTTAATGGCATGCGGCGCTTATCGAGCGGCACAGGAAATGGGAATTGAAATACCAAATCAGCTAAATGTGATTGGATATGATGATACAGATTATACTCAAATTTTATTTCCAACATTAACATCTGTTTTACAGCCGAATCAGAAAATGGGAGAAGCGGCAGCTAAAATGTTGGTTCATAAAATACAAAAAAGTGATTATCAGAATAAGATAGTTTTTAAGCCGCTGTTAGTAGTAAGAGAAAGTACATGCGCTGTAGTTTGA
- a CDS encoding type I restriction endonuclease subunit R: MPFTKEADFEEALIKVLSNKGWENEVISHPTEQDLIDNWANILFENNRGIDRLNNYPLTNGEMQQIMEQINNLRTPLKLNGFINGKTVSIIRDNPNDKQHFGKEISLKIYDRREIAAGQSRYQIVQQPVFPTKPKILNDRRGDLMLLINGMPVIHIELKKSGIPVSQACQQIEKYSHEGVFTGLFSLVQIFVAMTPEESKYFANPGPDGSFNPNYYFNWADFDNEPINNWKSIASSLLSIPMAHQMIGFYTVADNSDGVLKVMRSYQYYAASAISDKVSKTKWDKSNQRGGYIWHTTGSGKTMTSFKSAQLIANSKDADKVIFLTDRIELGTQSYNEYNNFADENESVQKTENTYVLISKLKSIDSADTLIVTSIQKMSNIKSEDGCSNAHDIDIINKKRLVFIVDEAHRSTFGDMLLTIKETFPNAIFFGFTGTPIQEENQKKMNTTSTVFGSELHRYSIADGIRDGNVLGFDPYKVLTFKDSDIRRQVALEKAKAKDADEVFNNPDKSAIYYKYMDASQVPMAGYKTDDGKYIKGIEDYIPFSQYRTEEHQKKVVEDIKEKWQDLSRNSKFHAIFATSSIPEAIDYYRLIKSEMPQLKTTCLFDPNISNEDGDYKEYKGEKIAFFKENGLIEIIEDYNKAFEQDFSIASHAAFKKDISCRMAHKEQYKWIDKTPQKQLNLLIVVDQMLTGFDSKWVNTLYLDKMLEYENIIQAFSRTNRIFRQDEKPFGTIRYYRKPHTMEKNIEAAVKLYSGDRPVDLFVDKLGHNIEKLNGIYQEITELFTNAGIPDFEKLPDEKSVKAKFASLFKDFNGCLEASKVQGFNWDKHSYADEETGKTFDVMPQFTQTQYLVLVQRYKELTERRPGDRSGEVDVPYDLVGYITEIDTGRIDADYMNSRFDKYMKLIHQDDATAEAQEEALNELHKTFAALTQDEQKYANIFLHDIQRGDVSVEEGKSLRDYITEYLYRAKNAQVHQFAATFDLDEKKLRNMMSLGLTSSDINEFGRFDELFKTFNKEKAKLYFEEQEGKKIVPPKVNIKMDKLLRQFILEGGFEI, from the coding sequence ATGCCGTTCACAAAAGAGGCCGATTTTGAGGAGGCCCTTATAAAAGTCCTTTCAAACAAGGGTTGGGAGAATGAAGTGATAAGTCATCCCACAGAACAGGACTTGATTGATAATTGGGCAAACATTTTATTTGAAAATAATCGTGGAATTGATAGGCTTAATAACTATCCGCTGACAAACGGCGAAATGCAGCAGATTATGGAACAAATCAATAATTTGCGTACTCCGCTTAAGCTAAACGGATTTATAAACGGCAAAACGGTATCTATTATCAGAGATAATCCCAATGATAAGCAGCATTTCGGAAAAGAAATCAGCTTGAAAATTTATGACCGCCGGGAAATCGCCGCAGGTCAAAGCCGTTATCAGATAGTACAGCAGCCTGTTTTTCCGACAAAGCCAAAAATATTGAATGATCGTCGTGGTGATTTAATGCTTTTGATTAACGGAATGCCGGTTATTCATATTGAGCTGAAAAAGAGCGGTATTCCTGTAAGCCAAGCTTGCCAGCAAATAGAAAAATATTCGCATGAGGGTGTCTTTACCGGGCTGTTTTCGTTGGTGCAAATATTTGTTGCAATGACGCCGGAGGAGAGCAAATACTTTGCCAATCCCGGACCGGACGGCAGTTTCAATCCGAATTACTATTTTAATTGGGCGGATTTTGATAACGAACCGATAAATAATTGGAAGTCAATAGCTTCATCGCTGCTATCCATTCCTATGGCTCATCAAATGATAGGCTTTTACACTGTTGCCGATAACTCAGACGGCGTTTTGAAAGTAATGAGAAGCTATCAGTATTATGCCGCAAGCGCTATATCCGATAAAGTTTCCAAAACAAAATGGGATAAGTCTAATCAGCGCGGCGGATATATATGGCACACAACAGGTTCGGGAAAGACGATGACGAGCTTTAAATCAGCACAGCTTATCGCAAATTCAAAAGATGCCGATAAGGTTATATTCTTGACAGACAGAATCGAGCTGGGCACACAGTCATATAATGAGTATAACAATTTTGCAGATGAGAATGAAAGTGTTCAGAAAACCGAAAATACATATGTGCTTATTTCGAAACTGAAAAGCATTGATTCTGCAGATACTCTTATCGTTACATCAATTCAGAAAATGAGCAACATCAAATCTGAAGATGGTTGTTCAAATGCCCATGATATTGATATAATCAATAAAAAACGCTTGGTATTTATAGTTGATGAAGCCCACAGGTCAACCTTCGGCGATATGCTGCTTACAATTAAAGAAACATTTCCAAACGCTATTTTCTTTGGTTTTACCGGCACGCCTATTCAAGAAGAAAATCAAAAGAAAATGAACACTACATCAACAGTATTCGGAAGCGAGCTGCACAGATACAGCATTGCAGACGGTATTCGCGACGGTAATGTTTTGGGATTTGACCCTTATAAGGTCTTGACTTTTAAAGACTCCGATATTCGCAGGCAAGTGGCGTTGGAAAAGGCAAAAGCAAAAGACGCTGATGAGGTTTTTAATAACCCGGATAAGTCAGCAATATACTATAAATATATGGATGCGTCACAAGTTCCTATGGCAGGCTATAAAACAGATGACGGAAAATATATTAAAGGTATTGAGGATTATATACCATTTTCACAGTACAGAACCGAAGAACATCAAAAGAAAGTTGTTGAAGATATAAAAGAAAAATGGCAGGATTTAAGCCGTAACAGCAAATTTCACGCTATTTTTGCCACAAGCAGTATTCCTGAAGCTATAGATTATTATAGACTTATTAAGTCGGAAATGCCTCAGCTGAAAACCACTTGCTTATTTGACCCGAATATCAGCAATGAGGACGGCGATTATAAAGAATATAAAGGTGAAAAAATAGCTTTTTTTAAGGAAAATGGACTTATTGAAATCATAGAGGACTATAACAAGGCGTTTGAACAAGATTTTTCTATTGCTTCACATGCAGCGTTCAAAAAGGATATTTCTTGCAGAATGGCACACAAGGAGCAATATAAATGGATTGACAAAACACCCCAAAAGCAGCTTAATTTATTGATTGTTGTAGACCAAATGCTTACGGGCTTTGACTCCAAGTGGGTTAATACATTATATCTTGATAAAATGCTTGAGTATGAAAATATAATACAGGCATTTTCAAGAACAAATCGAATTTTCAGACAAGACGAAAAGCCTTTCGGCACAATAAGATATTACAGAAAACCTCACACAATGGAGAAAAATATAGAAGCGGCTGTTAAGCTTTATTCCGGCGACAGACCGGTTGACCTTTTTGTTGACAAGCTGGGACATAACATAGAAAAACTTAACGGGATTTATCAGGAGATAACCGAATTATTTACAAATGCGGGTATTCCTGATTTTGAAAAGCTTCCGGATGAAAAATCGGTAAAGGCAAAGTTTGCATCTCTCTTTAAGGATTTTAACGGCTGTTTGGAAGCTTCTAAGGTTCAAGGTTTTAATTGGGATAAACATTCATATGCAGATGAAGAAACGGGCAAAACATTTGATGTCATGCCTCAGTTCACACAAACTCAATATCTTGTTTTAGTTCAAAGATATAAGGAATTAACGGAAAGAAGGCCGGGTGACCGATCAGGTGAAGTTGATGTTCCTTATGATTTGGTCGGTTATATTACAGAAATAGATACCGGACGTATTGATGCCGATTATATGAACAGCCGCTTTGACAAATATATGAAACTAATTCATCAAGATGATGCTACCGCCGAAGCACAGGAAGAAGCCTTAAATGAGCTTCATAAGACGTTCGCGGCGCTCACGCAGGATGAACAAAAATATGCAAATATCTTTTTGCATGATATTCAAAGAGGTGATGTTTCCGTTGAGGAAGGAAAATCGTTAAGAGATTATATAACCGAATATTTATATCGTGCGAAGAACGCTCAAGTTCATCAGTTTGCAGCCACATTCGATTTAGATGAGAAAAAACTCCGCAACATGATGTCGTTAGGTCTTACATCGAGTGATATTAATGAGTTCGGACGTTTTGATGAGTTATTTAAAACATTTAATAAGGAGAAAGCAAAGTTGTATTTTGAGGAACAAGAGGGCAAAAAAATCGTTCCTCCGAAAGTAAATATAAAGATGGATAAATTACTTAGACAATTTATTCTCGAGGGCGGATTTGAGATTTAA
- a CDS encoding LacI family DNA-binding transcriptional regulator, whose amino-acid sequence MGVTIKDIAKKCGISITTVSLVLNHKGEHISKETKNKIYKAVEELNYQPNQVAVSMVTKRTNTIGLILPDISDLFYSSFAKEIERKFSEKNYNVIYGNTLSCFDTCMEYLHIFQKRNVDTIVIVYPDYAMTEAQKKRLNSFFDFSNTPVLWIDHGLLRKEESVVSVNQKMGGCLAVKHLIELGHTRIGCICGPHDSKISQERLKGYKETLNNAGISYDSQLVYHGEFDIESGSRGIEELLKYGITAVFACNDMMALGVYVQSRKMNFQIPEQLSVVGFDNVYLTGALEPPLTTIVQPIDELSEKIVSCALELINEKRYEHVVMNPSLKVRSSTAHPVMIKTQ is encoded by the coding sequence ATGGGAGTAACAATCAAAGATATTGCAAAAAAATGTGGAATTTCTATTACAACGGTATCGCTGGTGCTTAACCATAAGGGCGAACACATTTCAAAAGAGACGAAAAATAAAATATACAAGGCAGTAGAGGAATTAAATTATCAGCCAAACCAGGTGGCAGTAAGTATGGTAACGAAGCGGACTAATACGATTGGTCTGATACTTCCGGATATAAGTGATCTTTTTTATTCAAGTTTTGCTAAAGAAATTGAAAGGAAGTTTAGCGAGAAGAATTATAATGTGATTTATGGTAATACCTTATCTTGTTTTGACACATGTATGGAATATCTGCATATTTTTCAAAAGCGTAATGTAGATACGATTGTAATCGTATATCCTGATTATGCTATGACAGAAGCACAGAAAAAAAGGCTGAATTCATTTTTTGATTTTTCAAATACGCCTGTTTTATGGATAGACCATGGATTATTAAGAAAAGAAGAAAGCGTAGTTTCAGTTAATCAGAAAATGGGTGGATGTTTGGCGGTAAAACATTTAATTGAGTTGGGGCATACTCGTATTGGATGTATATGTGGACCGCATGATTCAAAAATTTCACAGGAACGGCTTAAGGGATATAAAGAGACTCTAAATAATGCGGGAATTTCTTATGATTCGCAGTTAGTGTATCATGGGGAGTTTGATATTGAAAGCGGTTCAAGAGGTATTGAGGAATTACTCAAATACGGTATTACGGCGGTATTTGCATGTAATGATATGATGGCTTTGGGAGTATATGTGCAAAGCAGAAAAATGAATTTTCAAATTCCTGAGCAGCTGTCGGTAGTTGGGTTTGATAATGTATATTTGACCGGAGCACTGGAGCCGCCTCTGACGACCATAGTACAACCGATAGATGAACTTAGCGAAAAAATAGTATCCTGCGCTTTGGAATTAATCAATGAAAAAAGATATGAACATGTGGTTATGAATCCCAGTTTGAAAGTAAGAAGCAGTACGGCTCATCCGGTAATGATAAAAACACAGTAA
- a CDS encoding four helix bundle protein yields the protein MLRSGTSIGANIAEAECAFSKKDVLAKMYIAFKECSETKYWLELLYKTEYLSKDQYNSIDSDCTELLKLLSSITKSTKYR from the coding sequence ATTTTAAGAAGCGGAACGAGCATTGGTGCAAATATTGCAGAGGCGGAATGTGCCTTCAGTAAAAAAGACGTTCTTGCAAAAATGTATATTGCATTTAAAGAGTGTTCGGAAACAAAATATTGGCTTGAGTTACTATATAAAACTGAATACTTGAGCAAAGATCAATATAATAGCATTGATAGCGACTGCACAGAATTATTAAAACTTCTATCGAGTATTACAAAATCGACAAAATATAGATAA
- a CDS encoding N-acyl homoserine lactonase family protein, protein MKEICWKITVVEHCIFKDVGRGQTFYGAHNQKNADFPEDQPGNVTILQGGGYNILVDTGFKNPQFIEAYNAENVLKPETYLKPLNLHPDQIDAVLLSHLHYDHVGNIDCFKNAKVYVQRTELEGWQWSAGLSEDYKLLNCYLDPEDLKKLEQVKKEGRLILSEDGMENIFPGIDLYLAKGHSYGTQVVRVKTKNGRYVVTGDAAYTLENIITMTPMGYGIDQLDQLQSFEKILMLADGNINNVIPAHDLAWPTRFKSTEKLEGLPNRITFVTQN, encoded by the coding sequence ATGAAAGAAATTTGTTGGAAAATCACTGTTGTGGAGCACTGTATTTTTAAGGATGTTGGACGCGGACAGACATTTTATGGTGCACATAATCAGAAAAATGCAGATTTTCCAGAGGATCAGCCAGGTAATGTAACGATACTTCAAGGCGGCGGATACAATATTCTCGTAGATACAGGATTTAAAAATCCTCAATTTATAGAAGCTTATAACGCAGAAAATGTATTGAAACCGGAGACTTATCTTAAGCCTTTAAATTTGCATCCTGACCAAATAGATGCAGTGCTGTTATCTCATTTGCATTATGACCATGTGGGAAATATTGATTGCTTTAAAAATGCTAAAGTATATGTGCAAAGGACAGAGCTTGAGGGGTGGCAGTGGTCTGCAGGTCTGTCAGAGGATTATAAATTACTTAACTGTTATTTGGATCCGGAGGATTTAAAAAAGCTTGAGCAGGTGAAAAAGGAAGGCCGGCTTATATTGTCAGAGGACGGTATGGAAAACATTTTTCCGGGAATTGATTTGTATTTGGCAAAGGGGCATTCATACGGTACGCAAGTTGTGAGAGTTAAAACTAAAAATGGAAGGTATGTAGTCACCGGAGACGCAGCCTATACTTTGGAGAATATTATTACCATGACGCCCATGGGATACGGAATTGACCAGCTGGATCAGCTTCAGTCTTTTGAAAAGATATTAATGCTGGCAGATGGAAATATTAATAATGTAATCCCCGCTCACGATCTAGCTTGGCCGACACGTTTTAAAAGCACTGAAAAACTGGAAGGACTGCCTAACAGAATTACGTTTGTCACACAGAATTAA
- a CDS encoding ribokinase, producing MKILNFGSLNFDYVYQIQHFPSPGETISALNRKRFFGGKGLNQSIAVQSSGYPIFHAGQIGQDGNDLINVLKKHKIDTTLINICDIPTGHAVILIDSSGENCIVLDGGANQKITKDYADSVLEHFEKGDILILQNEINCLDHIINQSAKRGLNIVFNPAPFNKNVLKLPLEKIQYLCMNTTECLGISGKKDIKSAISWLLTNFPETHLLITLGKHGCIYIYKNTVLSYGIYNVPVVDTTAAGDTFIGYFIGRLALGDSIEKSLETASRASSLVVSKAGASNSIPTIEEVFSSDIKYQKPDILPFNF from the coding sequence ATGAAAATTTTGAATTTTGGTTCTCTAAACTTTGATTATGTATATCAAATACAGCATTTTCCTTCACCTGGCGAAACAATATCCGCTCTGAATAGAAAAAGATTCTTTGGCGGAAAGGGACTTAACCAATCGATTGCAGTACAAAGCAGCGGCTATCCAATATTTCACGCCGGTCAAATCGGACAGGACGGAAATGATTTAATAAATGTATTAAAAAAACATAAAATAGACACTACTTTAATCAATATATGTGATATTCCCACAGGACATGCAGTTATCCTTATAGATTCCTCCGGTGAAAACTGTATCGTATTGGACGGCGGAGCAAATCAAAAAATTACCAAGGATTACGCTGATTCAGTATTAGAGCATTTTGAAAAGGGTGATATACTGATTCTCCAAAATGAAATCAATTGTCTTGACCATATTATTAACCAGTCAGCAAAACGTGGACTTAATATAGTTTTTAATCCGGCGCCATTCAATAAAAATGTATTAAAATTACCACTGGAGAAAATACAGTACCTCTGTATGAATACAACTGAGTGTCTTGGCATTTCCGGAAAAAAAGATATTAAAAGCGCAATTTCATGGCTTTTAACTAATTTTCCGGAAACACATCTTTTAATTACATTAGGAAAGCATGGATGTATATATATATACAAAAATACAGTTCTTTCGTATGGCATTTATAATGTACCGGTAGTAGATACGACTGCAGCCGGTGATACTTTTATCGGTTATTTTATTGGTCGGCTTGCTCTTGGCGATTCTATTGAAAAATCTCTTGAAACCGCCAGCCGAGCCTCCTCTTTAGTTGTTTCAAAAGCCGGCGCCTCAAACTCAATTCCTACAATAGAAGAAGTTTTCAGCTCTGATATTAAATATCAAAAGCCCGATATACTGCCTTTTAATTTTTAA
- the msrA gene encoding peptide-methionine (S)-S-oxide reductase MsrA has product MKKKIYFAGGCFWGTQAYFSLLRGVVNTQCGYSNGTAKNPTYEDVCRGNTGHAETVMIEYDDSMIKLDKLLTEFFKTINPTTKNRQGNDIGSQYRSGIYYVDDADINTIQEFIENKQREYSRPIVTEVLPLLCYYPAEEYHQNYLDKNPGGYCHVDLNLIQKDDKIRN; this is encoded by the coding sequence ATGAAGAAGAAAATTTATTTTGCAGGCGGATGCTTTTGGGGGACACAAGCCTATTTCTCCTTGCTGAGAGGTGTTGTAAATACTCAATGCGGATATTCAAATGGAACAGCGAAAAATCCTACTTATGAAGATGTGTGCCGAGGGAATACGGGACATGCGGAAACAGTTATGATAGAATATGATGATTCGATGATTAAACTTGATAAGCTGCTTACTGAATTCTTTAAAACTATCAATCCAACGACCAAAAATCGTCAGGGAAATGATATAGGAAGCCAATATAGAAGCGGTATTTATTATGTTGACGATGCAGACATTAATACTATTCAAGAATTTATTGAAAATAAGCAGCGTGAATACAGCAGACCAATCGTGACCGAGGTTTTGCCTTTATTATGTTATTATCCGGCGGAGGAATATCATCAGAATTATCTAGATAAAAATCCGGGAGGATATTGTCACGTAGATTTGAACTTGATTCAAAAGGATGATAAGATAAGAAATTAG
- a CDS encoding glutamine amidotransferase, whose protein sequence is MMKKILLAGESWTSVTTHIKGFDIFTTSRYEEGGDRLIKALKNGGYEVDFCPNHYAGEHFPDTVEKLRGYDAVFLSDIGSNTLLLSDRVFSYGDTQNNKCTAIRDYVLAGGALCMIGGYLSFSGIDARARYGKTAVADVLPVKILPYDDRCEHPEGVFPTVSNDTHPLMQGINEEWPCFLGYNKTVARCLPACKTIAKIDGDPFISVGSFGMGKSAAFTSDCSPHWASPDFMSWKYYDTFWCNLADWLTK, encoded by the coding sequence ATAATGAAAAAAATTTTGCTTGCAGGTGAATCTTGGACAAGCGTTACAACACATATTAAAGGATTTGATATTTTTACAACTTCACGTTATGAGGAGGGGGGAGACAGACTGATAAAAGCGCTTAAAAATGGTGGATATGAAGTGGATTTTTGCCCTAATCATTATGCGGGAGAACATTTTCCTGACACAGTAGAAAAGCTGCGCGGATATGACGCTGTGTTTTTATCAGACATTGGCTCAAACACGTTACTTTTATCGGATAGAGTGTTTTCATATGGTGATACGCAGAATAACAAATGTACGGCGATAAGAGATTATGTTCTTGCCGGAGGGGCACTTTGTATGATAGGAGGTTATCTTTCTTTTTCCGGAATAGATGCTAGAGCAAGATATGGGAAGACGGCTGTTGCAGATGTACTTCCTGTAAAGATATTGCCTTATGATGATAGATGTGAACATCCTGAAGGAGTTTTTCCGACTGTGTCAAATGATACGCATCCGTTAATGCAAGGTATTAACGAGGAGTGGCCGTGTTTCCTGGGATACAACAAGACTGTTGCTAGATGCTTGCCGGCATGCAAAACGATTGCTAAGATAGACGGAGATCCATTTATATCAGTAGGTTCTTTTGGTATGGGAAAGTCGGCTGCATTTACATCAGACTGTTCTCCTCATTGGGCATCACCTGATTTTATGAGTTGGAAATATTATGATACGTTTTGGTGTAATCTTGCTGATTGGCTGACAAAATAA